Proteins encoded in a region of the Balneola sp. genome:
- a CDS encoding DNA-binding response regulator, whose translation MGAIKTIVADGNEIFRHGLSTILSSVDFEICSEIDNGALVLSAFENVMPDLCVISFSMPEISGIQLANKIIQKYPKANILVMADTDSDATLNEFLDSGATGLLLKSSHRIELIDAAQKVANGENYLGKRFSKMMTREYLRLARIKKSKKHLTKREKEVLNLLVDGLTSIEIAHQLFISPRTVDKHRTNLLKKLGQKNTAGLVRYALQNRHMLH comes from the coding sequence ATGGGGGCAATCAAAACGATTGTTGCAGACGGTAACGAAATATTTAGGCATGGACTAAGTACCATCCTCTCATCTGTTGATTTCGAAATTTGCAGTGAGATTGATAATGGTGCATTAGTACTTAGCGCATTCGAGAATGTGATGCCCGATTTGTGCGTCATCTCATTTTCTATGCCTGAGATCAGCGGTATTCAGCTAGCCAATAAAATTATTCAAAAATACCCTAAGGCTAACATCCTTGTGATGGCCGATACCGATTCCGATGCCACCCTTAATGAGTTCCTTGATTCTGGAGCTACCGGCTTATTGTTGAAATCTTCCCATCGGATTGAATTAATTGACGCAGCTCAAAAAGTGGCAAATGGAGAAAACTACCTCGGAAAGCGTTTCTCAAAAATGATGACCCGTGAGTATTTACGACTTGCAAGGATAAAAAAATCCAAAAAGCATCTTACCAAAAGAGAGAAAGAGGTCCTGAATTTATTGGTGGATGGATTGACCAGCATAGAAATTGCTCATCAACTATTCATAAGCCCCAGAACCGTAGATAAACACCGCACTAACCTCTTGAAAAAACTGGGGCAAAAGAACACCGCTGGTCTGGTCAGATATGCATTGCAAAATCGGCACATGCTTCACTAG
- a CDS encoding TM2 domain-containing protein: MLIGELEIQTDSHVQLKRFAKRLLQSIEEFIAKTGGKKKKLRKSLANQYSSEQKSKLIAYLLWFFGGFGILGLHRFYLGRIGTGLGWLFTWGLFGFGAIYDLFALSGMVDDQNYMNQLREVKLKQLSEGRDKEQDSY; encoded by the coding sequence ATGCTTATAGGGGAATTGGAGATTCAGACCGATAGCCATGTTCAGTTAAAAAGATTTGCAAAGCGTTTACTTCAAAGCATTGAAGAGTTCATTGCTAAAACTGGAGGTAAGAAGAAAAAGCTTAGGAAAAGCCTGGCCAATCAATATAGCTCGGAACAAAAATCCAAGTTGATAGCTTATTTGTTATGGTTTTTTGGAGGTTTTGGAATACTTGGATTGCATCGGTTTTATTTAGGTAGAATAGGCACTGGCTTGGGCTGGCTTTTCACCTGGGGCTTATTTGGTTTTGGAGCTATATATGATCTATTTGCTCTTTCGGGAATGGTTGATGATCAAAATTATATGAATCAGTTGCGAGAGGTTAAGTTGAAGCAGCTGTCTGAAGGTAGGGATAAGGAACAGGACAGTTACTGA
- a CDS encoding proline--tRNA ligase encodes MAQRITKREQDYSQWYLDVVKEAKLAEHSPVRGCMIIRPNGMALWENMRQGLDTMFKDTGHENAYFPLFIPKSFLSKEAQHVEGFAKECAVITHSRLKSVDGGVEVDPESRLEEELIVRPTSETIIWDTYRNWIQSYRDLPILINQWANVVRWEMRTRLFLRTMEFLWQEGHTAHATKEEAEAETLQMLEVYRSFAEDFMAMPVITGVKTESERFAGAEDTYCIEALMQDGKALQAGTSHFLGQNFAKAFDVKFQDKDGDHKLVWATSWGVSTRLIGGLIMTHSDDNGLVIPPKLAPTQVIIVPIYRDDEQRATVVEYGNGIYDELKAMGIRVKLDDRDNYKPGFKFAEHEAAGIPLRIAVGPRDVENGNVELARRDTLQKSFESREGIGSLVSGLLETIQTDLFETAKKRRDEMTSEVETYEEFKSVLEEKGGFIYAHWDGTPETEERIKEETKSTIRCIPLTEGEAGTCMVTGKPSTQKVLFAKAY; translated from the coding sequence ATGGCGCAACGTATTACAAAAAGGGAACAAGACTATTCACAATGGTATCTGGATGTGGTGAAAGAAGCAAAACTGGCTGAACACTCACCAGTTCGTGGTTGTATGATAATACGCCCCAATGGAATGGCTTTATGGGAAAATATGCGCCAGGGACTTGATACTATGTTTAAGGATACCGGGCATGAGAATGCGTATTTCCCTCTTTTTATCCCAAAATCCTTCCTCTCCAAAGAAGCCCAACATGTAGAGGGTTTTGCTAAAGAATGTGCGGTTATCACTCATAGTCGTTTAAAAAGTGTGGATGGAGGAGTTGAAGTTGATCCTGAATCCAGACTGGAAGAGGAATTGATCGTTAGACCTACTTCTGAGACTATCATCTGGGATACTTATCGAAACTGGATTCAATCTTACCGAGATCTTCCAATTCTTATCAACCAGTGGGCCAACGTGGTTCGATGGGAAATGCGTACCCGCCTCTTTTTAAGAACTATGGAATTCCTATGGCAGGAAGGGCATACTGCTCACGCTACCAAAGAAGAAGCTGAAGCGGAAACCCTTCAAATGCTGGAAGTTTATCGAAGCTTTGCTGAAGACTTTATGGCTATGCCAGTTATTACCGGAGTAAAAACAGAAAGCGAGCGTTTTGCAGGAGCTGAAGACACCTACTGTATTGAAGCACTTATGCAAGACGGAAAAGCACTTCAGGCTGGTACTTCTCATTTCCTTGGTCAGAATTTTGCCAAAGCTTTTGATGTGAAATTCCAGGATAAGGATGGGGATCATAAATTGGTTTGGGCCACCAGCTGGGGGGTTTCAACTCGTTTGATTGGGGGTTTGATCATGACTCATTCCGATGATAATGGCCTGGTAATTCCTCCTAAACTTGCTCCAACACAGGTAATTATCGTCCCAATCTATCGCGATGATGAACAACGAGCTACCGTTGTTGAATATGGAAATGGTATTTATGATGAATTAAAGGCAATGGGAATCCGGGTAAAGCTGGATGATCGTGATAACTATAAACCAGGCTTTAAATTTGCAGAACATGAAGCTGCTGGTATTCCACTAAGAATTGCTGTCGGGCCTCGTGATGTCGAAAACGGAAATGTGGAATTAGCGCGCCGGGATACTCTGCAAAAGAGTTTTGAATCCAGAGAAGGAATCGGGAGCCTGGTTTCGGGACTTCTGGAAACTATCCAAACAGATCTATTTGAAACAGCTAAAAAAAGACGCGATGAAATGACCTCCGAAGTGGAGACTTACGAAGAATTCAAATCGGTATTAGAAGAAAAGGGTGGATTCATTTACGCTCATTGGGATGGTACTCCCGAAACAGAAGAAAGAATCAAAGAAGAAACCAAGTCTACCATCCGCTGCATTCCTTTAACTGAAGGAGAAGCCGGAACCTGTATGGTTACCGGAAAGCCATCTACCCAAAAAGTTCTATTTGCAAAAGCCTACTAA
- a CDS encoding NAD(P)H-hydrate dehydratase, which produces MNIPHSYQLFTAQSSRELDERTISEFGIDGFTLMEIAGTRAADFILQTIESQHSGLFLCGKGNNAGDALVVARILSEAGISCTIYFVFGTENLSPDCTKNLDLLKKLGNDVHFLSSLEELENSAYDFIVDGIFGTGLSSEIKSPTKEVIEWVNKQHSTTFSMDIPSGLNADTGEIEGATISADYTLAFGTLKKGFYLDKAYDVCGDIVLCELPFPSGYKTSSTFLIDQVWVDQNRENVKRAHKYDGGVVYIIAGSEGLTGAAALASQSAWSSGVGGVVLITPKGLLDVYEKSLVQIIKRPLGNDKDVFFDSSHLDSVLEILREKPGVLLIGPGLGRSPETVAFVQSLLSQFEGDLVIDADALFALSEHSDLQKPERANWILTPHPGELKKLAEGFEMEEKNRLELGTSLSTKLNATILSKGLPSQVINNQQVLMTGYDTRIFSRAGFGDVLAGKVAGFWLSKKNRELACCFALLDGKEKADTHSNTSTTPLEPIHLI; this is translated from the coding sequence ATGAATATTCCACATTCATACCAATTATTTACGGCCCAAAGCAGCCGCGAATTGGATGAACGAACTATATCTGAATTCGGAATTGACGGCTTCACTTTAATGGAGATTGCAGGTACACGAGCCGCCGATTTTATCCTACAAACCATAGAATCTCAACACTCAGGGCTATTCCTTTGCGGAAAAGGTAATAATGCCGGAGACGCTCTGGTAGTGGCACGAATCTTAAGCGAAGCAGGGATTAGTTGTACTATTTATTTTGTGTTCGGTACCGAAAACCTTTCTCCCGATTGTACAAAAAATCTTGACCTCCTAAAAAAGCTAGGGAATGACGTACATTTTTTGAGTTCTTTAGAAGAGCTGGAAAATTCTGCTTACGATTTTATAGTAGACGGAATATTTGGCACCGGGCTAAGTTCAGAAATAAAATCTCCTACTAAAGAGGTAATCGAGTGGGTTAATAAGCAGCACTCTACTACCTTTTCAATGGACATCCCCTCAGGATTAAATGCTGATACCGGAGAGATAGAGGGTGCTACCATTTCAGCCGATTACACCCTTGCATTCGGTACTTTAAAAAAAGGCTTTTATCTCGATAAAGCCTATGATGTGTGTGGGGATATTGTCTTATGTGAACTCCCTTTTCCTTCCGGATATAAAACGTCATCTACTTTTTTGATCGACCAGGTATGGGTCGATCAAAATCGAGAGAACGTAAAGAGGGCGCACAAATATGACGGGGGTGTTGTATACATCATCGCTGGTTCAGAGGGACTAACAGGTGCTGCGGCATTGGCAAGTCAAAGTGCTTGGTCTTCTGGTGTTGGTGGTGTGGTCTTAATCACCCCAAAAGGGTTACTGGATGTATATGAGAAGAGCCTGGTTCAGATTATAAAAAGACCTTTGGGAAATGATAAAGATGTATTCTTTGATTCCTCACATCTGGATTCTGTACTTGAAATCCTTCGGGAAAAACCGGGAGTACTTCTAATTGGTCCCGGACTAGGCCGATCACCGGAAACCGTCGCTTTTGTTCAATCCCTGCTTTCTCAATTTGAAGGAGATTTGGTTATTGATGCCGATGCCCTATTTGCACTTTCTGAACATAGTGATCTTCAAAAGCCGGAACGGGCAAACTGGATTTTAACTCCCCACCCTGGAGAATTAAAAAAACTGGCTGAGGGATTTGAGATGGAAGAAAAGAATCGACTAGAACTTGGCACCTCTCTTTCTACTAAATTGAATGCAACGATTCTCTCAAAAGGACTACCTTCTCAAGTTATAAACAATCAACAGGTGTTAATGACAGGTTATGATACACGAATATTTTCCCGGGCAGGTTTTGGGGATGTGCTAGCCGGGAAAGTTGCTGGTTTCTGGCTTTCAAAGAAAAACCGGGAACTTGCCTGCTGTTTTGCACTTTTAGACGGTAAGGAAAAAGCAGATACCCATTCGAATACATCTACTACACCTTTGGAACCTATTCATCTTATTTAA
- a CDS encoding energy transducer TonB, which translates to MIKKKPRANLRAYHTIFTQIGIICALLFLIAATNIRFEVIEKPCTICEPPTPDPFDVVDVPITKEPERPAPHKPSVFIEVPTDDPIEPDPIVFLDFAPDDPIPFSEPEATPPEDTFEPLPEFMPEMKGGLKKLYSEIEYPDMARQIGVEGRVTVQFIVNEQGEVEDPTIIRGIGGGCDKEVLRVIKKMKFTPGIQNGKFVRVRMHQTVTFKLQN; encoded by the coding sequence ATGATCAAAAAGAAACCACGGGCAAACTTGCGTGCCTACCACACTATATTTACACAAATAGGAATTATATGTGCTCTTCTATTTCTAATTGCAGCAACAAATATTCGATTTGAAGTAATAGAAAAGCCATGTACAATATGTGAACCACCTACTCCAGACCCTTTTGATGTTGTTGATGTACCAATAACTAAAGAACCTGAGAGGCCAGCTCCGCATAAGCCTTCCGTATTCATAGAAGTCCCAACTGATGACCCCATTGAACCGGATCCGATTGTATTTCTTGATTTCGCCCCTGATGACCCCATTCCTTTTTCTGAGCCAGAGGCGACACCTCCGGAGGATACATTTGAGCCTTTACCTGAATTTATGCCAGAAATGAAAGGTGGACTCAAAAAATTATATAGTGAAATCGAATACCCTGATATGGCACGGCAAATCGGCGTTGAGGGAAGAGTCACTGTTCAATTCATTGTAAATGAACAAGGAGAAGTAGAAGACCCAACTATAATTAGAGGAATTGGTGGCGGCTGTGATAAAGAAGTACTCCGTGTTATCAAAAAAATGAAGTTTACTCCAGGTATTCAAAACGGAAAATTTGTTAGGGTCCGAATGCATCAGACCGTGACCTTCAAACTTCAAAATTAA
- a CDS encoding energy transducer TonB, which yields MITDRKKAGVDLRRTYNITLQVGLIVALLFIIGLVKINLYSEPPTPPPIEEQEEVVMEEVIQTKQIETPPPPPRPPVPVEVPNDEIIEDEILDLDAELDLDGPLDLPPPPPPSDEEEEDFFVVVETMPQLQGGLADLQRKVKYPEMARRAGIEGRVTVQFIVNEQGRVENPRVIRGIGGGCDEAALEAVKQAKFSPGMQRGRPVRVQYSLPIVFRLQN from the coding sequence ATGATTACAGATAGAAAAAAGGCAGGAGTAGATCTACGTAGAACGTACAATATTACGCTCCAGGTGGGTTTAATTGTCGCACTATTATTTATTATTGGCTTAGTCAAGATCAATTTGTACAGTGAACCTCCAACTCCGCCACCCATTGAGGAACAAGAGGAAGTGGTGATGGAAGAGGTAATTCAAACCAAGCAAATAGAAACTCCCCCACCTCCACCTCGTCCACCGGTACCTGTTGAAGTACCTAACGATGAGATTATCGAGGATGAGATTCTGGACCTTGATGCCGAATTAGATTTGGATGGTCCTCTCGACCTACCACCACCACCACCACCATCTGACGAGGAAGAAGAAGATTTCTTCGTAGTTGTTGAAACTATGCCTCAGTTACAAGGTGGACTTGCTGACCTACAAAGAAAGGTAAAGTATCCTGAGATGGCTCGAAGAGCTGGCATCGAAGGTCGTGTTACTGTTCAGTTTATTGTAAACGAGCAAGGAAGAGTTGAAAACCCACGAGTTATTCGTGGTATCGGCGGTGGTTGCGATGAGGCAGCACTTGAAGCAGTAAAGCAAGCTAAATTCTCTCCGGGAATGCAGCGTGGTCGTCCAGTACGTGTACAGTACAGTTTACCAATTGTATTCAGGCTTCAAAACTGA
- a CDS encoding NUDIX hydrolase, giving the protein MKQKKEIQTLPLPKIVRMSKQIKAAGGVVFRVSGQSSEAKVLLIYRNGIWDLPKGKLEKGEHIEMCAVREVAEETGTQLPMIISDLGTTYHEYIEKEKEIGKTTYWYSMVFPRSQSLKPQLEEGIEQIEWVPLSEAIERVGYQNLVQVLQRFQNVMETKKA; this is encoded by the coding sequence ATGAAGCAAAAAAAGGAGATACAGACTCTTCCGCTTCCGAAAATAGTTCGGATGAGTAAACAAATAAAAGCGGCTGGAGGAGTGGTTTTTAGAGTTTCCGGGCAAAGCTCAGAAGCAAAAGTACTTCTGATTTATAGGAATGGGATTTGGGATTTACCTAAAGGAAAGCTCGAAAAGGGTGAGCATATCGAAATGTGTGCAGTAAGGGAGGTTGCAGAAGAAACAGGTACTCAATTACCGATGATAATCAGTGACCTTGGAACTACATACCACGAGTATATCGAGAAAGAAAAAGAGATTGGAAAAACTACCTATTGGTATAGCATGGTGTTTCCTAGATCTCAATCCCTAAAGCCCCAGTTAGAAGAAGGAATAGAGCAGATTGAGTGGGTGCCGTTATCAGAAGCTATTGAAAGGGTAGGGTATCAAAACCTGGTTCAGGTGCTTCAACGTTTTCAAAATGTGATGGAAACAAAAAAGGCGTGA
- a CDS encoding DUF1844 domain-containing protein: protein MTADNISADQQDQLLLMMLIQQHQQIGMMGLGKIKNPATDQIERELASAKYAIDTLNALKKFTAGNLPKELEGYLDQTLTNLRLNYADEAKKGDTDSSASENSSDE from the coding sequence ATGACAGCAGATAACATCAGTGCAGACCAACAAGATCAGCTATTGTTAATGATGTTGATTCAGCAGCACCAGCAAATTGGGATGATGGGGCTTGGTAAGATTAAAAATCCGGCAACGGATCAAATCGAGCGGGAACTGGCTTCCGCTAAATATGCAATTGATACATTGAACGCTCTCAAGAAATTCACGGCTGGAAATCTCCCAAAAGAACTAGAAGGTTACCTCGATCAAACGTTGACCAATCTGCGCTTAAACTACGCAGATGAAGCAAAAAAAGGAGATACAGACTCTTCCGCTTCCGAAAATAGTTCGGATGAGTAA